In Chloroflexota bacterium, a genomic segment contains:
- a CDS encoding formate--tetrahydrofolate ligase — protein sequence MAYDATKMKDWQIAEAAEANMPMPEEWRERIGLKKDEILPYGRISKLDFLKIIDRLKDKPDGKYIEVTAITPTPLGEGKSTTSLGLIEGLGKKGMNVGGCLRQPSGGPTMNIKGTAAGGGNALLIPMAEFSMGLTGDINDIVNAHNLAMIALTARMQHERNYDDEQLERLTKMRRMDIDPTRVEMGWVMDFCAQSLRQIIIGLGGRMDGYMMQSKFGIAVGSELMAMLSIVRDLADLRARMDQVTLAYDKKGNPVTTGDLEVGGAMTAWMRNTINPTLCSTVEYQPVMVHAGPFANIAVGQSSIIGDRVGLKLFDYHVTESGFAADIGFEKFWNVKCRYSGLKPHVSVLTTTIRALKMHGGGPKVVAGIPLPEAYTKEDLGLLEKGLPNMLHHIKTIQTSGIKPVVCINCFPTDTKEEIATVRKAAEEAGARCAVASHWANGGEGALELADAVIDACNDQNDFQFLYPMEMKLRERVENIAKVVYGADGVSWTPDAEAKAKQFESDNKYDEYATMMVKTHLSLTHEPARKGVPKGWTLPIRDILIYSGAKFLCPCAGTISLMPGTSSDPAFRRVDVDVNTGKVQGLF from the coding sequence GTGGCATACGACGCAACCAAAATGAAGGACTGGCAGATTGCCGAAGCGGCCGAGGCGAATATGCCGATGCCAGAGGAGTGGCGTGAGCGGATTGGGCTTAAAAAAGACGAGATTCTTCCCTATGGCAGAATCTCCAAACTCGATTTTCTGAAGATTATCGACCGCCTTAAAGACAAGCCTGACGGCAAGTACATTGAGGTAACCGCCATCACCCCCACCCCCCTCGGCGAGGGGAAAAGCACCACCTCGCTGGGGCTCATAGAAGGGCTGGGCAAGAAGGGCATGAATGTCGGTGGCTGCCTCCGTCAGCCTTCCGGCGGACCCACCATGAATATCAAGGGCACCGCCGCCGGTGGCGGCAACGCGCTCCTCATCCCCATGGCCGAGTTCTCCATGGGCCTCACCGGTGACATCAATGACATCGTCAACGCCCATAACCTGGCCATGATTGCCCTGACTGCCCGGATGCAGCACGAGCGCAACTACGATGACGAACAGCTGGAACGACTGACCAAGATGCGCCGGATGGACATTGACCCCACCCGGGTGGAGATGGGCTGGGTGATGGACTTCTGTGCCCAGAGCCTGCGCCAGATAATCATCGGGCTCGGTGGCCGCATGGACGGCTATATGATGCAGTCGAAGTTCGGCATCGCCGTGGGCTCCGAGCTGATGGCAATGCTATCCATCGTCAGGGACCTGGCCGACCTGCGAGCGAGGATGGACCAGGTTACCCTGGCATATGATAAAAAGGGCAACCCGGTAACCACCGGCGATTTAGAGGTGGGCGGCGCCATGACCGCCTGGATGCGCAATACCATCAATCCCACCCTCTGTTCCACGGTGGAATACCAGCCGGTGATGGTTCACGCCGGACCCTTCGCCAATATCGCCGTGGGGCAGTCCTCCATCATCGGCGACCGCGTAGGCCTTAAATTATTTGACTATCACGTCACCGAGAGCGGCTTCGCCGCTGACATCGGTTTTGAGAAATTCTGGAATGTTAAGTGCCGTTACAGCGGCCTCAAGCCGCACGTATCCGTGCTCACCACCACCATCCGCGCGCTGAAGATGCACGGCGGCGGCCCCAAGGTGGTGGCCGGAATTCCGCTGCCTGAAGCCTACACCAAAGAGGACCTGGGTCTTCTGGAGAAAGGCCTGCCCAATATGCTGCACCATATCAAAACCATCCAGACATCTGGCATCAAGCCGGTGGTGTGCATCAACTGCTTCCCCACTGATACCAAAGAGGAAATCGCCACGGTGCGCAAAGCAGCCGAGGAGGCGGGAGCACGCTGCGCCGTTGCCTCTCACTGGGCAAACGGCGGTGAGGGCGCTCTGGAGCTTGCCGATGCCGTGATAGATGCCTGCAATGACCAGAACGACTTTCAGTTCCTCTACCCTATGGAGATGAAACTGCGCGAGCGGGTGGAGAATATCGCCAAGGTGGTCTACGGCGCCGACGGCGTCTCCTGGACGCCGGACGCTGAGGCCAAGGCCAAGCAATTTGAATCGGATAACAAATATGACGAGTACGCCACCATGATGGTGAAGACACACCTGAGCCTCACCCATGAGCCAGCGCGAAAGGGAGTGCCCAAAGGCTGGACACTGCCCATCCGCGATATCCTTATCTACTCGGGAGCCAAGTTCCTCTGCCCCTGCGCCGGTACCATCAGCCTTATGCCAGGCACCAGCTCCGACCCCGCCTTCCGCAGGGTTGATGTGGACGTCAACACGGGCAAGGTACAGGGACTCTTTTAA
- a CDS encoding AAA family ATPase: protein MKIAISGKGGVGKTLLTSLLAHTFAASGYSVLAIDADPDANLAATLGFTHPEDIVPISEMKDLIAERTETQPGRSGAYFRMNPKVDDLPEKHWQRLDGIRLMVMGRIKKGGTGCYCPENALLKALMSHLLLARDEVIIMDMEAGIEHLGRATAGAVDKLIVVVEPGRRSLETARAINELASDIGLKNIAVVGNKVRAPSDRDFLISSLPDLEFLGFIPYDQAIVDADLADKSLFDASSAVTDEVMNIYQKLVSVKENARFK from the coding sequence ATGAAGATTGCGATTAGCGGTAAAGGCGGTGTGGGCAAGACGCTTTTAACATCCCTGCTGGCCCATACTTTTGCTGCGTCCGGCTATTCCGTCCTCGCTATCGATGCTGACCCCGATGCCAATCTCGCCGCCACCCTTGGCTTCACCCATCCGGAAGATATCGTTCCCATTTCGGAAATGAAAGACCTCATCGCCGAGCGTACGGAAACCCAGCCGGGGCGCTCGGGCGCTTACTTCAGAATGAATCCCAAGGTGGACGACCTTCCAGAGAAGCACTGGCAACGGCTTGACGGTATCAGGCTGATGGTCATGGGGCGAATCAAGAAGGGGGGGACCGGCTGCTACTGCCCGGAAAACGCGCTGCTCAAAGCATTGATGAGCCACCTGCTTCTGGCCAGAGATGAGGTCATCATTATGGATATGGAAGCAGGTATAGAGCACCTTGGGAGGGCAACTGCCGGTGCCGTCGATAAATTGATAGTGGTGGTGGAGCCGGGGCGGCGGAGCCTGGAAACCGCCCGCGCCATAAATGAACTGGCCAGTGATATCGGCCTGAAAAATATCGCCGTCGTGGGCAATAAAGTTCGTGCCCCGTCAGACCGCGATTTCCTCATTTCCAGCCTGCCTGACCTGGAATTTCTTGGCTTTATCCCCTACGACCAGGCAATCGTTGATGCCGACCTGGCCGATAAATCTTTATTTGACGCCAGTTCTGCGGTTACAGACGAAGTAATGAATATCTATCAGAAGCTGGTATCTGTAAAAGAAAACGCCCGATTTAAATAA